From the Rhodoferax mekongensis genome, one window contains:
- a CDS encoding DUF1501 domain-containing protein, producing MSPHDLTSPQRRAFLRRSGQLALTGTALPFALNLAAMGEAAAFNAPSNDYKALVCVFLFGGNDYANTLIPYDDTNYNLYSAIRGGGTGQTAGGIALAKSALAGTLLSPLAAPTDSQGQTGRQFALNPAMTGLANLFNVERKMAVQLNVGPLVKPLTRAQYNDPNRALYPRPPQLFSHNDQQSIWQSSSPEGSTVGWGGNMGDLVLGNSLNTSSVFTCMSVSGNAVFLSGDTALQYQVSTSGAIKIKPATNTTVYGHASVATAINNLLRENRVHKLENEYNAVTKRALDAEAAIAAAVPASEDATVFQNIGFPTDSLGNQLKMVARLIKGRSTLGARRQVFFVSMGGFDLHDNLMRDHGGLLGRVSAAMTAFYNATVELGVANQVTSFTASDFGRTLASNGDGSDHGWGSHHFVVGGAVNGGRFYGEAPPINVTDGSGSPRVYSAAEQWHVGQGRLLPRTSVDQYAATLAKWFGVTDTEMPQVLANINNFGTPASRADYPWDMGFMA from the coding sequence ATGAGCCCTCACGACCTGACCAGCCCCCAACGCCGTGCCTTCTTGCGTCGGTCCGGGCAGCTGGCATTGACCGGGACCGCTTTGCCTTTTGCCCTGAATCTTGCGGCCATGGGGGAGGCAGCAGCATTCAATGCGCCTTCGAATGACTACAAGGCGCTGGTGTGCGTTTTCCTCTTTGGTGGCAACGACTATGCCAACACGCTCATTCCCTACGACGACACCAACTACAACCTCTACAGCGCGATCCGCGGCGGCGGAACGGGACAGACGGCAGGTGGTATCGCGTTGGCCAAGTCCGCGTTGGCAGGGACTTTGTTGTCACCTCTGGCGGCACCTACCGATAGCCAGGGTCAAACGGGCCGTCAGTTTGCGCTGAACCCGGCAATGACCGGGCTTGCCAATCTGTTCAACGTCGAGCGCAAGATGGCTGTGCAACTGAACGTCGGGCCCTTGGTCAAACCACTGACCCGTGCTCAGTACAACGACCCCAACCGAGCGCTTTATCCTCGTCCACCACAGTTGTTTTCCCATAACGACCAGCAGAGTATTTGGCAGTCTTCATCGCCCGAAGGGTCCACCGTGGGCTGGGGCGGCAACATGGGTGACTTGGTGCTGGGCAACAGCCTCAACACGTCGTCAGTGTTTACTTGCATGTCTGTGTCCGGCAATGCCGTTTTCCTGTCCGGGGACACTGCATTGCAGTACCAGGTCAGCACCAGCGGCGCGATCAAAATCAAGCCTGCTACGAACACAACCGTTTATGGGCATGCCTCGGTTGCCACTGCCATCAACAATTTGCTCCGTGAGAACAGGGTCCACAAGCTGGAGAACGAGTACAACGCGGTTACCAAGCGCGCGCTGGATGCCGAGGCCGCAATAGCAGCAGCGGTTCCCGCCAGTGAAGACGCTACGGTCTTCCAAAACATCGGTTTTCCAACGGATTCGTTGGGCAATCAACTCAAAATGGTTGCACGACTGATCAAAGGTCGTTCCACTCTGGGGGCTCGTCGCCAGGTGTTTTTTGTCTCCATGGGCGGCTTCGACCTGCATGACAACCTGATGCGGGACCATGGAGGTTTGCTGGGCCGCGTCAGTGCAGCCATGACCGCTTTTTACAACGCCACTGTTGAATTGGGAGTGGCTAATCAAGTGACTTCTTTCACAGCATCCGACTTCGGCCGAACATTGGCCTCCAACGGCGATGGATCCGACCATGGTTGGGGTAGCCACCACTTCGTGGTCGGTGGAGCGGTGAATGGAGGACGCTTCTACGGCGAAGCGCCTCCTATCAACGTAACTGATGGCAGCGGCTCACCCAGGGTGTACTCGGCAGCGGAGCAATGGCACGTGGGGCAAGGACGCCTGCTGCCCCGCACCTCGGTGGACCAGTACGCCGCCACACTGGCCAAATGGTTCGGCGTGACCGACACGGAGATGCCGCAAGTGCTGGCCAACATCAACAATTTCGGTACACCGGCCAGTCGGGCAGACTACCCGTGGGACATGGGATTCATGGCCTGA
- a CDS encoding sigma-54-dependent Fis family transcriptional regulator encodes MRSPSPLLALRQARQQLLETGQCPEGVVDARLARSWHRSVAAGLAPTARVAPEHASSHHLRHVLASNHALLAHSRPVMEYMFDQVRQSQSVVVLADSAGMLMHTLGDPFFVDKAERVALTSGASWAEAHRGTNAIGTALAERSAVEIHGSEHFLERNGFLTCAASPILSATGELTGILDISGDHRNGHAHTLGLVSTAARMIENRLMVATCKRNIRLHLHVQPEGIGSVAEGIIALSDDGWIVGANRVGLALLRLNAGDIGATTMERVLDVRLDDLLSRHKRRPQLPQQLRLHNGAVLFAQVQVDASVLPVINQTAALRAAYAVEGSPAAGADALAALDTGDARWRSAADKARRVVGKPIPLLIQGESGVGKEMFARALHASGPRRDGPFVAINCGAIPENLIESELFGYVAGAFTGARKEGSPGRLREAHGGTLFLDEIGDMPLPMQTRLLRVLQERTVTPVGAGKSVAVDFALISATHCKLAEASEKGAFRQDLYYRINGLTVTLPALRERSDLVPLTERLLADLSPDVPVQVAPDLMQRLTSYPWPGNLRQYASVLRIACAMLQDGEDTLGWTHMPDDLLDALQAPSLAERMVDTPSAQTPAPYAPDAQPAAVQAPQSLQALSQAAIQQALEATRGNVSLAARQLGISRQTLYRKLSAASV; translated from the coding sequence GTGCGATCACCATCCCCCTTGCTGGCCCTGCGTCAGGCCCGGCAGCAACTATTGGAAACCGGGCAATGCCCAGAGGGCGTTGTCGATGCGCGGCTGGCCCGTTCCTGGCACCGCAGTGTGGCTGCTGGCTTGGCGCCCACTGCCCGCGTGGCCCCTGAACATGCCAGCAGCCACCATTTGCGCCATGTGTTGGCCAGCAACCATGCCTTGTTGGCGCATTCCCGGCCGGTCATGGAATACATGTTTGACCAGGTCCGTCAAAGCCAGAGCGTGGTGGTGCTCGCCGACTCCGCCGGCATGTTGATGCACACCTTGGGTGACCCGTTCTTTGTGGACAAAGCCGAGCGCGTGGCGCTCACCAGCGGCGCTTCGTGGGCCGAGGCCCACCGGGGTACCAACGCGATTGGTACGGCGTTGGCAGAGCGCAGTGCGGTGGAAATCCATGGCTCTGAGCATTTTCTGGAGCGCAATGGTTTCTTGACCTGCGCGGCCTCGCCGATTCTGTCGGCCACTGGCGAGCTGACCGGCATTCTGGATATTTCCGGCGACCACCGCAACGGCCATGCCCACACCTTGGGGCTGGTGAGCACCGCAGCCCGCATGATTGAAAACCGCCTGATGGTGGCCACCTGCAAACGCAACATCCGTCTGCACCTGCATGTGCAGCCTGAGGGGATCGGCAGCGTGGCGGAGGGCATCATCGCGCTCTCAGACGACGGATGGATCGTCGGTGCCAACCGCGTAGGGCTGGCCCTGCTGCGCCTGAACGCGGGAGATATTGGCGCTACCACCATGGAGCGCGTGCTCGATGTGCGGCTGGACGATTTGCTGTCCCGCCACAAGCGCCGCCCCCAGCTGCCTCAGCAATTGCGCTTGCACAACGGCGCCGTGCTGTTTGCCCAGGTGCAGGTGGATGCATCCGTACTGCCTGTCATCAACCAGACCGCCGCCTTGCGCGCGGCTTATGCCGTCGAAGGCTCACCTGCAGCCGGTGCCGATGCGCTGGCCGCACTGGATACCGGCGACGCCCGCTGGCGCAGTGCGGCCGACAAGGCCCGCCGCGTCGTCGGCAAGCCCATACCGCTGCTGATCCAGGGCGAATCCGGGGTGGGCAAAGAAATGTTTGCTCGCGCCTTGCACGCCAGCGGCCCACGCCGAGACGGGCCATTTGTGGCGATCAACTGTGGCGCCATCCCCGAGAACCTGATCGAGTCGGAGCTGTTCGGCTACGTGGCCGGTGCCTTTACCGGAGCGCGCAAAGAGGGTAGCCCCGGCCGCTTGCGCGAGGCCCATGGCGGCACGCTTTTCCTGGATGAAATTGGCGACATGCCACTACCCATGCAAACCCGATTGCTGCGGGTGTTGCAAGAGCGCACGGTGACACCTGTGGGCGCCGGGAAATCCGTGGCAGTGGATTTCGCGCTCATCAGTGCCACCCACTGCAAGCTGGCGGAAGCCTCTGAGAAGGGTGCTTTCCGCCAGGACCTGTATTACCGCATCAACGGCCTCACGGTTACGCTCCCGGCCTTGCGCGAACGCAGCGATCTGGTGCCCTTGACCGAGCGCTTGCTGGCTGACCTGAGCCCGGACGTGCCAGTGCAGGTGGCACCGGACTTGATGCAGCGCTTGACCAGCTACCCCTGGCCCGGCAACCTGCGCCAATACGCCAGCGTATTGCGCATCGCCTGCGCCATGTTACAAGACGGGGAAGATACGCTGGGCTGGACGCACATGCCGGACGATTTGCTGGATGCCTTGCAGGCGCCTTCGCTGGCGGAGCGGATGGTGGACACCCCATCAGCTCAGACCCCAGCACCCTATGCTCCGGATGCACAGCCCGCTGCGGTGCAGGCCCCGCAAAGCTTGCAAGCCTTGTCCCAAGCCGCTATCCAGCAAGCCTTGGAGGCCACCCGAGGCAACGTGTCCCTCGCTGCCCGCCAACTGGGCATCAGCAGGCAGACGCTGTATCGCAAGTTGAGTGCCGCCAGCGTTTGA
- the rimI gene encoding ribosomal protein S18-alanine N-acetyltransferase: protein MSSYASLPMADVTHEAAFEPLLADSLDRVLHVEQRAYSHPWSRANFIDALHSGYQAQMLTANGQLLGYFVAMKGVDEVHLLNITVAPEFQRQGWARVLLDALAIWSRGQGAQWLWLEVRVSNQRALQIYENHGYRRVGQRKGYYPAHNGQREDAVVMSLALEH, encoded by the coding sequence ATGAGTTCTTATGCCAGTCTTCCGATGGCCGATGTGACCCACGAAGCCGCGTTCGAGCCTTTGTTGGCGGACAGCCTGGACCGGGTGCTCCATGTGGAGCAGCGGGCCTACTCGCACCCTTGGAGCCGTGCCAACTTCATAGACGCGCTACACAGCGGCTACCAGGCCCAGATGCTGACCGCCAACGGCCAGCTATTGGGCTACTTTGTGGCGATGAAGGGCGTGGATGAGGTTCATTTGCTCAACATCACCGTGGCGCCCGAATTTCAGCGCCAGGGTTGGGCCCGCGTGTTGCTGGATGCACTGGCCATCTGGTCGCGGGGCCAGGGTGCGCAATGGCTATGGCTGGAAGTGCGGGTGAGCAATCAGCGGGCACTGCAGATTTATGAAAACCATGGCTACCGCCGCGTCGGCCAGCGCAAGGGCTATTACCCCGCCCACAACGGCCAGCGTGAAGACGCGGTGGTCATGAGCCTGGCACTGGAGCACTGA
- a CDS encoding DUF779 domain-containing protein: protein MVEKVVATPAALELVAFLKTKHGPDLMFHQSGGCCDNSAANCYLPGEITMGAGDVYLGDVGGSPFYIGKSQYEYWKHTQLIIDVIEGHGGTFSLEGPEGKAFHTRSRVFTDAELAELGIEKPTA from the coding sequence ATGGTCGAAAAAGTAGTAGCCACCCCAGCAGCCCTGGAACTGGTGGCCTTCCTCAAAACCAAACACGGCCCCGACCTCATGTTCCACCAAAGCGGCGGCTGCTGCGACAACAGCGCGGCCAACTGCTATCTGCCCGGAGAGATCACCATGGGGGCAGGCGATGTGTATCTGGGCGACGTAGGCGGCAGCCCGTTTTACATCGGCAAGTCGCAATACGAATACTGGAAACACACGCAACTCATCATCGACGTGATCGAGGGCCATGGCGGCACGTTCTCACTCGAGGGGCCGGAAGGAAAAGCATTTCACACCCGCTCACGGGTGTTCACGGATGCGGAGTTGGCAGAGTTGGGCATCGAGAAGCCCACCGCCTGA
- the exaC gene encoding acetaldehyde dehydrogenase ExaC, with the protein MAIYAAPGAAGAKITYKSQYNNFIGGKWVAPVKGQYFDVITPVSGKVYTQAARSTAEDIELALDAAHAASDAWGKTDAATRANILLKIADRIEQNLELLAYAETVDNGKAIRETLNADIPLTVDHFRYFAGCVRAQEGALSNIDENTVAYHIQEPLGVVGQIIPWNFPILMAAWKLAPALGAGNCVVLKPAESTPISILILVELIADLLPAGVLNIVNGYGREAGMPLATSKRIAKIAFTGSTTTGRVIAQAAANNLIPATLELGGKSPNVFFADVMDKDDAFLDKAIEGLVLFAFNQGEVCTCPSRALIQESIYDKFMERVLKRVAAIKHMNPLDTDSMMGAQASKEQLTKILSYLDLGKQEGAELLAGGGQAHLGGDLEGGYYVQPTLFKGHNKMRIFQEEIFGPVLAVTTFKDEAEALSIANDTLYGLGAGVWSRNGNVAYRMGRAIKAGRVWTNCYHAYPAHAAFGGYKESGIGRETHKMMLDHYQQTKNLLVSYSENKLGFF; encoded by the coding sequence ATGGCTATTTACGCAGCACCCGGCGCCGCTGGCGCCAAGATCACCTACAAATCCCAGTACAACAACTTCATCGGCGGCAAATGGGTTGCGCCGGTCAAGGGGCAGTACTTCGACGTCATCACACCGGTGAGCGGCAAGGTCTACACCCAAGCCGCCCGCTCCACCGCTGAAGACATTGAACTCGCGCTGGACGCCGCGCACGCTGCTTCTGATGCGTGGGGCAAAACCGACGCAGCCACCCGCGCCAACATCCTGCTCAAGATCGCCGACCGTATCGAGCAGAACCTGGAATTGCTGGCCTATGCAGAAACCGTGGACAACGGCAAGGCCATCCGCGAGACCCTGAACGCCGACATCCCCCTGACGGTGGACCATTTCCGTTATTTCGCAGGCTGCGTGCGTGCGCAAGAAGGCGCCTTGTCCAACATCGACGAGAACACCGTGGCGTATCACATCCAGGAACCCCTGGGCGTGGTGGGCCAAATCATTCCCTGGAACTTTCCCATCCTGATGGCGGCCTGGAAACTGGCGCCTGCCCTCGGAGCTGGCAACTGCGTGGTGCTTAAGCCCGCCGAATCCACTCCCATCTCCATCTTGATCCTGGTTGAGCTGATTGCCGACCTGCTGCCTGCTGGCGTGCTAAACATCGTCAACGGTTACGGCCGCGAAGCCGGCATGCCTTTGGCCACCAGCAAGCGCATTGCCAAGATCGCCTTCACCGGCTCCACCACTACCGGCCGCGTAATTGCGCAGGCCGCTGCCAACAACCTGATTCCCGCCACGCTGGAACTGGGCGGCAAGAGCCCCAACGTGTTCTTTGCGGACGTGATGGACAAGGACGACGCCTTCTTGGACAAAGCCATCGAAGGCTTGGTGCTGTTCGCATTCAACCAGGGCGAGGTCTGCACCTGCCCATCGCGCGCGTTGATTCAGGAAAGCATTTATGACAAGTTCATGGAACGCGTGCTGAAGCGCGTAGCCGCCATCAAGCACATGAACCCCCTGGACACCGACAGCATGATGGGTGCGCAAGCCTCCAAAGAGCAGCTGACCAAGATCCTGAGCTACCTGGACCTGGGCAAGCAAGAAGGCGCAGAGCTGCTGGCAGGCGGCGGCCAAGCCCATTTGGGTGGCGACTTGGAAGGCGGCTACTACGTGCAGCCCACCCTGTTCAAGGGCCACAACAAGATGCGCATCTTCCAGGAAGAAATCTTCGGCCCCGTGCTGGCCGTGACCACCTTCAAGGACGAAGCCGAGGCTTTGTCCATTGCCAATGACACCTTGTACGGCTTGGGCGCCGGCGTGTGGAGCCGCAACGGCAATGTGGCCTACCGCATGGGCCGTGCCATCAAGGCGGGCCGCGTGTGGACCAACTGTTACCACGCCTACCCTGCACACGCAGCTTTCGGCGGCTACAAGGAATCCGGCATTGGCCGCGAAACCCACAAGATGATGCTGGACCACTATCAGCAGACGAAGAACCTCTTGGTGTCTTACTCTGAGAACAAGCTGGGATTCTTCTAA
- a CDS encoding uracil-DNA glycosylase produces the protein MALQLDERQRAMLLEMGVRVWLPGTDFALAADNAVAVQAPALPARAMPLAPVGAVSAAEQRPASPATPVTPVSRPVSVQAASVAAGATASAPIQASALAALDWDGLADTAAACESCGLCAGRKHATLQPAQQAQADWMVVGDPPEEDEDSAAQAFVEAPGLLLDNMLKAVGASRSGSGPQGAYATNVVKCRPPHGRNPQPADLAQCAAYLQREIELVQPKVIFAVGRFAVQTLLSEHGALATQPLGKLRGSVYRYRGIPVVVSYHPKLLLRNSADKAKAWADLCLAMDALSAP, from the coding sequence ATGGCACTGCAACTCGACGAGCGCCAACGCGCCATGCTGCTGGAAATGGGCGTGCGTGTGTGGCTGCCCGGCACTGATTTCGCCCTCGCAGCAGACAACGCAGTGGCCGTGCAGGCCCCTGCACTGCCTGCACGTGCCATGCCTCTTGCACCCGTGGGCGCCGTGTCTGCAGCGGAGCAGCGCCCGGCCTCCCCAGCCACGCCGGTGACGCCGGTGAGCCGACCCGTATCCGTACAGGCCGCTTCGGTCGCTGCAGGTGCAACAGCCAGTGCCCCGATTCAAGCTTCCGCTTTGGCAGCGCTGGACTGGGACGGTTTGGCCGATACGGCGGCTGCCTGCGAGTCCTGTGGCTTGTGCGCCGGACGCAAGCACGCGACCTTGCAACCCGCACAGCAAGCGCAGGCCGACTGGATGGTGGTGGGCGACCCGCCCGAGGAAGATGAAGATAGTGCCGCCCAGGCCTTTGTGGAAGCGCCGGGCCTGTTGCTGGACAACATGCTCAAAGCCGTAGGCGCCAGCCGCTCCGGCAGTGGCCCGCAAGGTGCCTATGCCACCAATGTGGTGAAGTGCCGTCCACCGCATGGGCGCAACCCCCAGCCGGCAGACCTGGCCCAATGTGCGGCCTACCTGCAGCGCGAAATCGAGCTGGTGCAACCCAAAGTGATCTTTGCCGTGGGGCGCTTCGCCGTTCAAACGCTGCTGTCGGAACATGGCGCTTTGGCAACCCAACCGCTGGGCAAGCTGCGCGGTTCTGTCTACCGGTACCGGGGCATCCCGGTGGTGGTAAGTTACCACCCCAAGCTGCTGCTGCGCAACAGCGCCGACAAGGCTAAGGCCTGGGCCGATTTGTGCCTGGCCATGGACGCCTTGTCCGCTCCCTAA
- the pyrF gene encoding orotidine-5'-phosphate decarboxylase, with amino-acid sequence MTFLDQLRTAERQNGSLLCVGLDPEPAKFPEHLRGDASKIFDFCAAIVDATADLVNSFKPQIAYFAAHGAEAQLEKLMEHMRRTAPQVPIILDAKRGDIGSTAEQYAKEAFERYGADAVTLSPFMGFDSVAPYLKYHGKGAFLLCRTSNPGGDDFQPQHLRDVPGQPRLYEHIAALAQGPWNLNGQLGLVVGATYPAEIERVRALAPTVPLLIPGVGAQGGDAVATVKAGWKSVEGTTTAPIAVNSSRAILYASAGPDFASAARQEALRTRELLQNASAF; translated from the coding sequence ATGACCTTTCTTGACCAGTTGCGCACCGCCGAGCGCCAAAACGGCTCCCTGTTGTGCGTGGGCCTGGACCCGGAACCTGCGAAGTTCCCCGAGCATTTGCGCGGCGACGCCAGCAAGATTTTCGATTTTTGCGCCGCCATCGTGGACGCTACCGCCGACCTGGTGAATTCCTTCAAACCCCAGATTGCTTACTTTGCCGCCCACGGCGCGGAAGCACAGCTGGAAAAGCTGATGGAGCACATGCGCCGCACGGCGCCCCAGGTGCCCATCATCCTGGACGCCAAGCGCGGCGACATCGGCAGCACCGCCGAGCAGTACGCCAAAGAGGCCTTCGAGCGCTATGGGGCCGATGCGGTCACGCTCTCGCCTTTCATGGGTTTTGACTCGGTGGCGCCCTACCTCAAGTACCACGGCAAGGGCGCTTTTCTGCTGTGCCGCACGTCCAACCCCGGCGGTGATGACTTCCAGCCGCAGCATCTGCGTGACGTACCCGGCCAGCCGCGCCTGTATGAACACATTGCAGCCTTGGCCCAAGGGCCCTGGAACCTCAACGGCCAGTTGGGATTGGTGGTGGGGGCCACTTACCCCGCGGAAATTGAGCGGGTGCGCGCTTTGGCGCCTACCGTGCCTCTGTTGATCCCCGGCGTGGGTGCTCAGGGAGGTGATGCGGTGGCCACTGTTAAAGCGGGCTGGAAGTCCGTAGAAGGCACAACTACTGCGCCCATCGCAGTGAACTCCTCCCGCGCCATTTTGTACGCCTCGGCAGGCCCGGATTTTGCATCCGCTGCCCGCCAGGAGGCCTTGCGGACCCGGGAGTTGTTACAAAACGCCTCAGCGTTCTGA
- a CDS encoding DUF1800 domain-containing protein: MSSINDAQAARFLQQAGLASTDEEIASVRSLGYAGWIQAEIAKSSGISGWDWLDSQGYGNVYNTANYYDNDYPGSYMIWSQLMTAPDPMRKRAALALSEILVVSLAGLDFSWRSHGIARYWDILVTHAFGNFRDLLEAITLNPAMGYYLNTKGNLKENAATGRQPDENYAREVMQLFTVGLNLLNSDGTLKLDTNGKAQETYTASDVSNLARVFTGYDVDRSQNVDTVIAQTGGGTRTIPNTSYVRLPMKLTASNHSTLEVQFLGTTIPAGTPGAAALKIALDRLFNHPNTAPFICKQLIQRLVTSNPSAAYVGRVAAVFADNGSGVRGDLAFVFAAILLDDEARNSAGLTAPEFGKLREPMLRLVQWVRTFKVTSTSGAWKIGDLSSPGSALGQSPLRAPSVFNFFRPGYVPPSTVAPPATGLSAGKVAPEFQIVNETSVGGYLNYMMTVIDSGLNSGDIKASYATELTLVLNPSALVQRLNLLLAGGQLSGATVTVIVNALLGVTVTASSSATVKRNRVCAAVLMVMASVEYLVQK; this comes from the coding sequence TTGAGCAGTATCAACGATGCCCAAGCCGCCCGTTTTCTGCAGCAAGCGGGATTGGCTTCCACCGATGAAGAAATTGCCTCGGTCAGAAGTCTTGGCTATGCGGGGTGGATACAAGCAGAAATCGCCAAATCGTCGGGCATCAGTGGCTGGGATTGGTTGGACAGCCAAGGTTATGGCAATGTGTACAACACAGCCAACTATTACGACAACGACTATCCTGGCAGCTACATGATCTGGAGCCAGCTCATGACTGCACCCGACCCCATGCGCAAGAGAGCGGCATTGGCGCTCTCCGAGATACTGGTGGTGTCCCTTGCAGGGCTTGACTTCAGTTGGCGAAGTCATGGCATTGCGAGGTATTGGGACATTCTGGTGACCCATGCATTCGGCAATTTCCGCGACTTGCTGGAGGCAATCACCCTCAATCCGGCGATGGGGTATTACCTCAATACCAAAGGCAACCTTAAAGAGAACGCCGCGACGGGTCGACAACCTGACGAAAACTATGCACGGGAGGTCATGCAGCTCTTCACCGTGGGCCTGAATCTCCTCAATTCGGATGGCACCCTCAAGTTGGATACCAACGGCAAAGCGCAAGAAACCTACACCGCCAGTGACGTGAGTAACCTGGCGCGTGTCTTTACGGGTTACGACGTGGATCGTAGCCAAAACGTGGATACGGTCATTGCCCAAACCGGTGGTGGTACAAGGACCATTCCCAACACCAGTTATGTCCGCTTGCCCATGAAGCTGACGGCCTCCAACCACTCGACGCTGGAGGTCCAGTTTCTAGGCACCACCATCCCGGCCGGGACGCCCGGCGCGGCTGCGTTGAAAATAGCCTTGGACAGGCTTTTCAACCACCCCAATACTGCTCCATTTATCTGCAAACAGCTGATCCAGCGGCTGGTGACCAGCAACCCCAGTGCTGCGTATGTGGGGCGTGTCGCGGCGGTGTTTGCGGACAACGGCAGCGGGGTACGCGGCGACCTGGCTTTTGTATTTGCGGCCATTCTCCTGGATGACGAAGCTCGCAATTCAGCCGGATTGACCGCACCGGAATTCGGGAAGCTGCGCGAACCCATGCTGCGTCTGGTGCAATGGGTGCGCACTTTCAAGGTCACATCCACCAGCGGGGCATGGAAAATTGGCGACTTGAGTTCGCCGGGTAGCGCCTTGGGTCAAAGTCCCTTGCGCGCACCTTCGGTGTTCAACTTCTTCCGCCCTGGGTATGTGCCGCCTTCCACCGTCGCGCCGCCGGCCACCGGTCTGAGTGCCGGCAAGGTCGCTCCGGAGTTTCAAATCGTGAATGAAACCAGTGTGGGTGGTTATCTCAACTACATGATGACCGTCATCGACAGTGGCTTGAATTCGGGTGACATTAAGGCAAGCTACGCCACCGAGCTGACTCTGGTTCTCAACCCTTCGGCATTGGTCCAGCGCCTTAACCTTTTGCTCGCCGGGGGGCAACTTTCCGGTGCAACGGTGACGGTCATCGTCAATGCTTTGCTTGGCGTCACCGTGACTGCCAGCAGCAGTGCAACTGTCAAGCGCAACCGGGTGTGCGCTGCCGTTTTAATGGTGATGGCCAGTGTGGAATACCTGGTCCAGAAGTAA